The Apibacter raozihei genome contains a region encoding:
- the dnaA gene encoding chromosomal replication initiator protein DnaA, whose protein sequence is MSETAISTWEACLQFIRDNISEKSYLTWFQPIRAIKLQDKVLTIQVPSKFYYEYLEENYIKIIKSALTKNLGKEAKLVYSIMMEKSQQTETPYTVNIPSSQKAQIKVQEVDAPLYVERGVKNPFIIPGLQKMKVDSQLNNNYTFDNFIEGDSNRLARSAGKQIAKRPGGTSFNPLFIYSSVGLGKTHLAHAIGLEVKRIQPEKTVLYVSMEKFGQQFQEATKSNNRNDFIHFYQMIDVLIVDDIHFISGKKGTQEVFFHIFNHLHQSGKQIILTSDKSPVDIQDVEQRLISRFKWGLSTEIQTPDYETRLSILKQKMEYDGIELSEDVLDYIAKNIKTNIRELEGSLNSIIAQATFNKKEITLELVEKTLSNLITNSKKDITIDYIQKLVCDYFKLSIDTLQSKTRKRDIVQARQLAMYFAKKYTNASLSSIGDQIGKRDHATVLHACKTVDNLFETDKLFKSYVEDLNKKITSDI, encoded by the coding sequence ATGTCAGAAACTGCGATTTCCACATGGGAAGCTTGTCTTCAATTTATACGGGATAACATCTCCGAAAAATCGTATTTAACGTGGTTTCAACCAATCCGTGCAATTAAATTACAAGATAAGGTTCTTACTATACAAGTACCTAGTAAATTTTACTATGAATACCTTGAAGAAAATTATATAAAAATAATTAAAAGTGCCCTTACCAAAAATCTGGGTAAGGAAGCTAAGCTGGTTTACTCTATAATGATGGAAAAAAGCCAGCAGACAGAAACTCCTTATACCGTTAATATTCCAAGCTCACAGAAAGCTCAAATTAAAGTTCAGGAGGTCGATGCTCCCCTTTATGTTGAAAGAGGTGTTAAAAATCCTTTTATTATTCCGGGCTTGCAAAAGATGAAAGTTGACAGCCAACTAAACAACAACTATACTTTTGACAATTTTATCGAGGGGGACTCTAACCGCTTAGCTCGTTCAGCTGGGAAACAAATAGCCAAAAGACCCGGAGGTACATCTTTTAATCCTTTATTTATATATAGCAGCGTTGGTTTAGGTAAGACTCATTTAGCTCATGCCATCGGCTTAGAAGTTAAAAGAATACAACCTGAAAAAACTGTTCTGTATGTTTCCATGGAAAAATTCGGACAGCAATTTCAGGAAGCTACAAAGTCTAACAATCGAAATGATTTTATTCATTTTTACCAAATGATTGACGTACTGATAGTCGATGATATTCATTTTATTTCGGGCAAAAAAGGAACTCAGGAAGTTTTCTTCCATATATTCAATCATCTGCATCAAAGTGGAAAACAAATCATTTTAACTTCAGATAAATCACCTGTAGATATTCAGGATGTTGAACAACGATTGATCTCTCGTTTTAAATGGGGACTTTCAACTGAAATTCAAACTCCGGACTATGAAACCCGTTTGTCTATACTAAAACAAAAAATGGAGTATGATGGTATTGAATTATCTGAAGATGTACTTGATTATATAGCTAAAAATATTAAGACCAATATAAGAGAGCTTGAGGGCTCGCTTAATTCTATTATAGCTCAGGCAACTTTTAATAAGAAAGAAATTACTTTGGAATTAGTAGAAAAAACTCTTTCCAATCTAATAACTAATTCCAAAAAAGATATAACTATAGATTACATTCAAAAACTGGTGTGCGATTATTTTAAATTGTCTATTGATACATTACAATCAAAAACAAGAAAACGAGATATAGTACAAGCCCGTCAGCTTGCGATGTATTTTGCGAAAAAATATACAAATGCTTCACTTTCTTCTATAGGTGATCAAATTGGTAAAAGAGACCATGCTACAGTTCTACACGCCTGCAAAACTGTTGACAATTTATTTGAAACAGATAAATTATTTAAATCGTATGTTGAAGACTTAAATAAGAAAATAACTTCTGATATATGA